The Nocardia arthritidis genome has a window encoding:
- a CDS encoding amino acid ABC transporter permease has product MFDLISRYHKQILDAFWVTIQLTVLSAVGALILGTIVAALRVSPVPVARWLGTAYVTIFRNTPLTLIIVFMSLGLYATMGWKLGGDSLATNNFRYAVVGFSIYTGAFVCESLRAGINTVPMGQSEAGRSLGLSFSQNLRLIVLPQAFRAVIAPLGSVLIALTKNTTIASAIGVAEAAFLMAKMNENEAALLAIGAIFALGFIILTLPTGILFGWLAKRFEVAR; this is encoded by the coding sequence GTGTTCGACCTGATCTCCAGGTACCACAAGCAAATCCTGGATGCCTTCTGGGTGACCATTCAACTGACCGTGCTATCCGCGGTCGGTGCGCTGATACTCGGCACCATTGTCGCCGCGCTGCGTGTGTCGCCCGTACCTGTTGCCCGCTGGCTGGGCACGGCCTACGTGACCATCTTCCGCAACACCCCGCTGACGCTGATCATCGTGTTCATGTCGCTGGGTCTCTACGCGACGATGGGCTGGAAGCTCGGCGGAGATTCGTTGGCCACCAACAACTTCCGTTACGCCGTCGTCGGCTTCAGCATCTACACGGGCGCATTCGTCTGTGAGTCGCTGCGCGCGGGCATCAACACGGTGCCGATGGGCCAGTCCGAGGCGGGTCGCTCGCTCGGGCTCTCGTTCTCGCAGAACCTCCGGCTCATCGTGCTGCCCCAGGCATTTCGCGCGGTCATCGCACCGCTGGGCAGCGTGTTGATCGCACTTACCAAGAACACCACCATCGCCTCCGCCATCGGCGTCGCCGAGGCCGCCTTCCTGATGGCGAAGATGAACGAGAACGAGGCGGCGCTGCTGGCCATCGGCGCCATCTTCGCGCTCGGCTTCATCATCCTGACCCTGCCGACCGGAATCCTGTTCGGCTGGCTCGCCAAACGATTCGAGGTGGCGCGATGA
- a CDS encoding amino acid ABC transporter permease, with the protein MSGGASVLFDAPGPRARVRNQIYSVLVVVVLLGVGWVFYRGFAAKGQFDADKWKPFLEADIWTTYLLPGLKGTIVAALLAIVFALVLGMIFGVLRLSDHRAVRWIAGAIVEVARAIPVLILMIFLFASFSKNATFQPEDLALAAVVIALTIYNGSVMAEIVRAGIRSLPKGQTEAAVALGLRKGQLMRLILLPQAITSMLPALVSQMVVALKDSALGYQITYTEVVRSGQQLGAAQQNTIPSLIVIAIIMITLNSALTLVATKLEKWLRARRRTRGGTVIAADSVLTDAAPGVDLAGAKA; encoded by the coding sequence ATGAGCGGCGGCGCATCAGTTCTGTTCGATGCGCCGGGTCCCCGCGCGCGCGTCCGCAACCAGATCTACTCCGTGCTCGTCGTGGTCGTCCTCCTCGGCGTCGGCTGGGTGTTCTACCGCGGCTTCGCGGCGAAGGGCCAGTTCGACGCGGATAAGTGGAAGCCGTTCCTCGAGGCCGACATCTGGACCACATACCTGCTGCCCGGCCTGAAGGGCACGATCGTCGCCGCGCTGCTGGCCATCGTGTTCGCGCTGGTGCTCGGCATGATCTTCGGTGTGCTGCGGTTGTCCGACCATCGGGCGGTGCGCTGGATCGCGGGCGCGATCGTCGAAGTGGCACGGGCGATTCCGGTGCTGATCCTGATGATCTTCCTGTTCGCCTCCTTCTCGAAGAACGCCACCTTCCAGCCGGAGGATCTGGCGCTCGCCGCGGTCGTCATCGCGCTGACCATCTACAACGGGTCGGTCATGGCCGAGATCGTGCGAGCGGGCATCCGGTCGCTGCCGAAGGGCCAGACCGAGGCGGCGGTCGCGCTCGGCCTGCGCAAGGGCCAGCTGATGCGACTCATCCTGCTGCCGCAGGCCATTACCTCGATGCTGCCCGCGCTGGTCTCGCAAATGGTTGTCGCGCTGAAGGATTCGGCCCTCGGTTACCAGATCACCTACACCGAGGTCGTCCGCTCCGGCCAGCAACTCGGTGCGGCCCAGCAGAATACGATTCCGTCGCTGATCGTCATCGCTATCATCATGATCACGTTGAACAGCGCGCTGACCCTGGTGGCGACCAAACTGGAGAAGTGGTTGCGGGCCCGTCGCAGAACCCGCGGCGGCACGGTCATCGCGGCCGACTCCGTCCTCACCGACGCCGCCCCCGGCGTCGACCTCGCAGGGGCGAAGGCCTAG
- a CDS encoding alpha/beta fold hydrolase yields the protein MKWDPMRGERLNNGLSVIAVGAGPPLVVLPGLGQGADLSVRVPRMAAWSNAALATGLGRTVHLIHRPTHPPAGMTIADLAGWHATALGDRFGQPVDIMAVSGGGATALQLALDHPRTVRRIALCVTASRIDERGLRELSRMLEPDRPGRSSAWIGSRLIAHGPLRLLLFAAFAMLPGRPRVPGEAALVAAVRSWDVTGRLGEITAPTLVAGGGRDRLIPPNLLRATASGIPGARLVLLPGRGHASALFDPRLKRAIASSLAEPAG from the coding sequence ATGAAATGGGATCCGATGCGCGGTGAGCGGTTGAACAACGGTCTGTCGGTGATCGCCGTAGGCGCGGGACCGCCGCTGGTAGTCCTGCCGGGCCTGGGGCAAGGCGCCGACCTATCGGTGCGTGTGCCGCGGATGGCGGCCTGGTCCAACGCCGCGCTCGCCACCGGGCTCGGGCGCACCGTTCACCTGATCCACCGTCCGACGCACCCGCCCGCAGGCATGACCATCGCCGATCTCGCCGGTTGGCACGCGACCGCGTTGGGCGATCGGTTCGGGCAGCCGGTGGACATCATGGCCGTCTCGGGCGGCGGCGCCACCGCTCTCCAATTGGCGCTTGATCATCCGCGTACCGTGCGGCGCATCGCGCTCTGCGTCACCGCGAGCCGCATCGATGAGCGCGGCCTGCGCGAACTGTCGCGGATGCTGGAACCGGATCGCCCCGGCCGGTCCAGCGCCTGGATCGGCAGCCGCCTCATCGCGCATGGTCCGCTGCGACTGCTGCTGTTCGCCGCGTTCGCAATGCTTCCGGGGCGACCGCGGGTGCCCGGCGAAGCGGCGCTGGTCGCCGCGGTGCGGTCCTGGGACGTCACCGGGCGGCTCGGCGAGATCACCGCACCAACGCTCGTCGCCGGCGGCGGCCGTGATCGTTTGATTCCGCCGAATCTTTTGCGTGCCACCGCATCCGGTATCCCCGGCGCCCGACTGGTCCTACTTCCGGGCCGCGGACATGCCAGCGCACTGTTCGACCCGCGGCTGAAGCGGGCGATCGCGAGCTCCCTCGCCGAACCGGCCGGATGA